A single window of Desulfovibrio psychrotolerans DNA harbors:
- a CDS encoding glycosyltransferase family protein — MDRRPERIRIIHELGKPQSLPAGEDQFDRYGPAILPDRASFCADMLLLGLGPDPAVAAAAVCSVAGPCGPAPDAAAPRKTVHYVECPEFERQMPAHWAAAIPGHWQRISPQQCTPELLARSTTLFYRQNTRLFPSFWGPLLAAAQWEHLRHNTACAAVDAPTPSPASSASPACPTSREKSAKSAESADRTVILPGTEQGLLIRELREAFTDEGWHVLTVPPQDMATTLPRLLAQHSPRLFFSVNFQGLDMFGERHHLLRAAGTEVAAWCVDTPWHILSGCKAPFWKDTHLFVTDDTFLPDLRATGGTDVHHLPLATDPRIFSPSDATAERQHDAPQDHELAQAAVFVGRSEFPERRKYFSGLVPDSALMAKATQMLSTGERPDYHWWTRQLGITGFWPDTPRHAGAGAEEASRRWRALCLEQALPHGLTVFGDQGWHTAVPGLRRLHPPVDYYTRLPAIYRKAGITLNITGLLLPGGLTQRHFDVWAAGGLLLTDANPGMHIFPAHLAQAVTYHRADELPERMAAWRATPDSTKELRSMWRNVILNGHTYRHRVRQVLAAVFAS, encoded by the coding sequence ATGGACCGACGCCCGGAACGGATACGCATCATACACGAACTTGGCAAGCCCCAATCACTGCCTGCGGGCGAAGACCAGTTCGACCGATACGGCCCCGCCATTCTGCCGGACAGGGCATCTTTCTGTGCAGACATGCTCCTGCTCGGGCTTGGTCCCGACCCTGCCGTTGCCGCAGCGGCTGTATGCTCCGTTGCCGGCCCCTGCGGCCCTGCCCCGGACGCCGCCGCCCCGCGCAAAACCGTACACTATGTGGAATGTCCGGAGTTTGAACGCCAGATGCCCGCGCATTGGGCAGCCGCCATACCCGGCCACTGGCAACGCATATCCCCGCAGCAATGCACGCCGGAACTGCTGGCACGCAGCACAACGCTGTTCTACCGCCAGAACACACGACTTTTTCCCTCTTTCTGGGGGCCTTTGCTGGCCGCCGCCCAATGGGAACACCTGCGGCACAACACTGCCTGTGCCGCCGTCGACGCACCTACGCCATCCCCGGCTTCCTCAGCGTCTCCTGCATGTCCGACATCTCGGGAAAAATCGGCAAAATCTGCGGAATCGGCAGACCGCACCGTCATCCTGCCGGGCACAGAGCAGGGCCTGCTCATACGCGAACTGCGCGAAGCCTTTACCGATGAAGGCTGGCATGTGCTCACGGTACCGCCGCAGGACATGGCAACCACCCTGCCCCGGCTGCTGGCGCAGCATTCACCCCGGCTTTTCTTCAGCGTGAACTTTCAGGGACTGGACATGTTCGGCGAACGCCACCACCTGCTGCGTGCCGCCGGAACCGAGGTGGCGGCATGGTGCGTGGATACGCCGTGGCACATCCTCTCCGGCTGCAAGGCCCCTTTCTGGAAAGATACGCACCTGTTCGTCACGGACGACACCTTCCTTCCGGACCTGCGGGCGACGGGCGGCACAGACGTGCATCACCTGCCTCTGGCCACCGACCCGCGCATCTTTTCCCCCTCTGATGCAACAGCCGAAAGGCAGCATGACGCCCCTCAGGACCATGAACTTGCGCAGGCGGCCGTCTTTGTGGGACGCTCTGAATTTCCCGAACGGCGCAAATACTTCTCCGGGCTTGTGCCCGATTCCGCCCTTATGGCCAAAGCCACGCAGATGCTCAGCACAGGAGAAAGGCCGGACTATCACTGGTGGACACGACAACTCGGCATTACCGGCTTCTGGCCCGACACCCCGCGCCACGCAGGTGCCGGAGCAGAAGAGGCCTCCCGACGCTGGCGGGCCCTGTGCCTTGAACAGGCCCTCCCCCATGGCCTAACGGTCTTCGGGGACCAGGGTTGGCATACCGCTGTGCCCGGCCTGCGCCGCCTGCACCCGCCCGTAGACTACTACACCCGTCTTCCCGCCATTTACAGGAAGGCGGGCATAACCCTGAACATCACCGGCCTGCTGCTCCCGGGCGGGCTCACACAACGTCACTTTGACGTCTGGGCCGCAGGCGGGCTGCTGCTCACCGATGCCAATCCCGGCATGCACATCTTCCCCGCCCATCTTGCGCAGGCGGTGACCTACCACCGCGCCGATGAACTGCCGGAGCGCATGGCGGCATGGCGCGCCACTCCCGACAGCACAAAAGAACTACGGAGCATGTGGCGGAATGTCATACTGAACGGTCACACCTACCGCCACCGCGTCCGGCAGGTTCTTGCCGCCGTATTTGCTTCCTGA
- a CDS encoding response regulator yields the protein MIRHTPYRVLVVDDTPANIEMLYAILQPEYAVNVAMNGADALELARAHPPDIVLLDIVMPGMDGYEVCRRMKESPETAAVPVIFVTALSSSEDEEKGFGLGAVDFISKPFSPPIVLARIKTHLALYNQNRVLEEQVVRRTAELTVAKEAAEAASQAKSIFLANISHELRTPLNGIQGMAQLLDGSPLSPEQKELLSFLNHSAVRLASLVASLLELSHIETGKLRPERRNMNLKETLNPILDIIREQARVKGLEFRTSIFPSVPEEMIGDPGGVKQILSNVLSNAVRYTKKGSVEFSISTNGEQHASSSRFINLLFTVKDTGIGIAPQAQKHIFKSFTIAEDFITKEFGGAGLGLAISKNLARAMGGRIWVESEEAKGSTFFILLPFEAVQSSVQQGETAAEKATEQPGPLNILLVEDDVVSQAAGKGLLELDGHSVTVAQDGTEAMTMLRKMTFDAVLMDIQMPGPDGLEVAGRIRAGECGEASATVPIIALTAFADNRRLLAGASGIQGVLAKPYSRQELLDAVRAVHRPTARSS from the coding sequence ATGATCCGGCACACGCCCTATCGTGTACTTGTTGTGGACGACACGCCCGCAAACATAGAGATGCTCTACGCCATTCTCCAGCCGGAATATGCTGTAAATGTGGCCATGAACGGGGCAGATGCGCTGGAACTGGCACGCGCCCATCCCCCGGATATCGTGCTGCTCGATATCGTCATGCCCGGCATGGACGGATACGAAGTCTGCCGCCGCATGAAGGAATCACCTGAAACCGCTGCGGTGCCCGTCATCTTTGTCACCGCCCTGAGCAGCAGCGAGGATGAGGAAAAGGGGTTCGGCCTCGGCGCAGTGGACTTCATTTCCAAACCCTTCAGCCCGCCCATCGTGCTTGCCCGCATCAAGACCCATCTGGCTCTCTACAACCAGAACAGGGTTCTGGAGGAACAGGTGGTCCGCCGCACAGCGGAACTCACCGTTGCCAAGGAAGCGGCGGAAGCGGCAAGTCAGGCCAAAAGCATCTTTCTTGCCAATATCAGCCACGAACTGCGCACCCCGCTCAACGGCATACAGGGCATGGCACAGTTGCTGGATGGCAGCCCGCTCTCGCCGGAACAGAAGGAACTGCTCTCTTTCCTCAACCACTCGGCGGTCCGTCTCGCCTCGCTTGTGGCTTCGCTTCTGGAACTCTCACATATAGAGACGGGCAAACTGCGCCCGGAACGCCGCAACATGAACCTGAAGGAAACCCTCAACCCCATTCTGGACATCATCCGCGAACAGGCCCGCGTAAAGGGGCTGGAATTCCGCACCAGCATATTCCCTTCCGTCCCGGAAGAAATGATCGGCGACCCCGGCGGCGTGAAGCAGATTCTCTCCAACGTGCTGTCCAACGCCGTGCGCTACACCAAGAAGGGCAGCGTCGAGTTCAGCATCAGCACCAACGGCGAACAGCACGCCTCATCATCACGCTTCATCAACCTGCTGTTCACAGTGAAGGACACAGGCATAGGCATTGCCCCGCAGGCGCAAAAGCACATATTCAAAAGCTTTACCATTGCTGAGGACTTTATCACCAAGGAATTCGGCGGGGCCGGGCTTGGGCTGGCCATAAGCAAGAATCTGGCCCGCGCCATGGGCGGACGCATATGGGTGGAAAGTGAGGAGGCCAAAGGGAGCACGTTTTTCATACTGCTCCCGTTTGAGGCAGTACAAAGCTCTGTGCAGCAGGGTGAAACCGCTGCGGAAAAGGCAACGGAACAGCCAGGGCCACTGAACATCCTGCTGGTGGAAGACGATGTGGTAAGTCAGGCGGCAGGCAAAGGACTGCTGGAACTGGACGGGCACAGCGTAACCGTGGCGCAGGATGGCACAGAGGCCATGACCATGCTGCGGAAAATGACTTTCGACGCCGTGCTCATGGATATTCAGATGCCCGGCCCGGACGGGCTAGAGGTGGCGGGGCGCATCCGTGCCGGAGAATGCGGGGAAGCCTCGGCAACCGTACCCATTATCGCACTTACCGCCTTTGCGGATAACAGGCGTCTGCTGGCAGGGGCAAGCGGCATTCAGGGCGTGCTGGCCAAGCCCTATTCGCGGCAGGAATTGCTGGATGCCGTGCGCGCCGTGCACCGCCCCACCGCACGCTCATCATAA
- a CDS encoding YceD family protein encodes MPQIWIPLKDIPAEGGEIVVDNQSIWLEPIAEFKLPYRIAQAPAATLHLTPQEEGCLVRGRVSGTVAVPCDRCAEEAMVTVDQRFSELFSMQEDLRDPGEEPAIRPALDGQGLEIEVGSLLWEEFLVSLPIKPLCSETCKGLCPQCGADLNTEPCNCESGTEDPRLAVLRNLKINK; translated from the coding sequence ATGCCGCAAATCTGGATACCATTGAAAGACATCCCCGCAGAAGGCGGGGAGATTGTTGTGGACAACCAGTCCATATGGCTTGAACCCATAGCCGAGTTCAAGCTGCCCTACCGCATTGCCCAAGCGCCTGCCGCCACGTTGCACCTTACTCCGCAGGAAGAAGGCTGCCTTGTGCGTGGCCGCGTTTCCGGCACTGTTGCCGTGCCCTGCGACCGTTGCGCCGAAGAAGCGATGGTAACGGTAGACCAGCGGTTCAGCGAACTCTTCTCCATGCAGGAAGACCTGCGTGACCCGGGAGAAGAACCCGCCATCCGCCCCGCCCTGGACGGGCAGGGACTGGAAATAGAAGTGGGCTCGCTGCTCTGGGAAGAATTTCTCGTTTCACTGCCCATCAAACCTTTGTGCAGCGAAACGTGCAAGGGTCTGTGCCCCCAGTGCGGTGCCGACCTTAATACTGAACCCTGCAACTGCGAGAGCGGAACGGAAGACCCCCGCCTTGCGGTGTTGCGGAACCTGAAAATTAACAAGTAG
- the rpmB gene encoding 50S ribosomal protein L28 has product MSKECAMCGKKPQTGHLVSHSNIKTKRRFLPNLQSVRHQLPNGEVRRISVCTRCIRSGAVIKPVAAKKA; this is encoded by the coding sequence ATGTCCAAAGAATGTGCAATGTGCGGCAAGAAACCCCAGACAGGTCACCTTGTTTCCCACTCCAACATCAAGACCAAGCGTCGTTTCCTGCCCAACCTGCAGAGCGTGCGCCATCAGCTGCCCAACGGTGAAGTTCGCCGCATCAGCGTATGCACCCGCTGCATCCGCTCCGGTGCTGTGATTAAGCCTGTGGCAGCCAAGAAAGCCTAG
- a CDS encoding FxsA family protein, which translates to MFPKLLLLFILVPIIELYLLVQVGSVLGAGTTILLVIATGVAGAWLARTEGFNTMMKVRENVNLGKMPADELVEGLLILVAGLMLLTPGLITDAAGLVLLLPPSRRRIARWLRKEFGEAVRVHGAGMQGGAGGAGFTYYTWHSTRQYGDRRESFLRDAGREDGAASRIRDAENSGTAGTAGTTGAAGMTGVRDGGNLPPRRAVVIDCEPVHPSAESDTRTDDNGSGK; encoded by the coding sequence ATGTTTCCAAAACTGCTGCTACTGTTTATTCTTGTTCCCATCATTGAACTGTACCTCCTGGTGCAGGTCGGCTCTGTTCTGGGAGCCGGAACCACCATATTGCTGGTCATTGCCACCGGCGTTGCCGGGGCGTGGCTCGCCCGCACCGAAGGCTTTAACACCATGATGAAGGTGCGGGAGAATGTGAATCTGGGCAAGATGCCCGCTGATGAACTGGTGGAGGGCCTGCTTATTCTTGTGGCTGGCCTGATGCTGCTTACTCCCGGCCTGATAACGGATGCGGCAGGACTTGTGCTGTTGCTGCCCCCTTCGCGGCGGCGTATTGCCCGCTGGCTGCGCAAGGAATTCGGTGAAGCGGTGCGCGTGCATGGTGCTGGTATGCAGGGGGGAGCCGGTGGTGCCGGGTTCACCTACTATACGTGGCATTCTACCCGGCAATACGGTGACAGGCGCGAGAGCTTTCTCCGTGACGCGGGCAGGGAAGACGGCGCGGCTTCGCGCATTCGGGATGCGGAAAACTCCGGAACTGCGGGAACTGCGGGAACAACGGGAGCAGCAGGAATGACGGGGGTCAGAGACGGCGGCAATCTTCCGCCACGCCGGGCCGTTGTCATAGACTGTGAACCTGTTCATCCCTCCGCAGAGTCCGATACCCGCACCGATGACAACGGTTCCGGTAAATAA
- a CDS encoding RlmE family RNA methyltransferase, with the protein MKVYRDHYFKKAKQENYPARSVYKLKEIDKRFHLFRPGMRVLDLGAAPGSWSLGAAEIIGPQGRVLGADLQTTQTRFPANVTFMQEDVFERSQAFEDALAAMSPLHIVMSDMAHNTTGHRFTDQARSAALCREALAVAARYLIHGGSFIVKIFMGPDFHEFAAEMRVHFTSVKTFKPKSSRAESKEIFYIGMGFKGGQENADDSAGHAAGPDADQ; encoded by the coding sequence ATGAAAGTATATCGTGACCATTATTTCAAGAAGGCCAAGCAGGAAAACTATCCTGCCCGGTCTGTCTACAAGCTCAAGGAAATAGACAAGCGTTTCCACCTGTTCAGGCCGGGAATGCGCGTTTTGGACCTTGGCGCGGCGCCGGGGTCCTGGTCGCTGGGCGCAGCTGAAATCATCGGCCCGCAGGGCAGGGTGCTCGGCGCTGACCTTCAGACCACTCAAACACGGTTTCCCGCCAATGTCACCTTTATGCAGGAGGACGTGTTTGAGCGTTCTCAGGCGTTTGAAGACGCCCTTGCGGCTATGAGCCCGCTGCATATCGTGATGAGCGACATGGCCCATAACACCACAGGGCACCGTTTTACGGATCAGGCCCGTTCTGCGGCCCTGTGCCGCGAAGCACTTGCCGTGGCCGCCAGATACCTGATACATGGCGGCAGCTTTATCGTGAAAATTTTCATGGGGCCGGATTTCCACGAGTTCGCGGCGGAAATGCGCGTGCACTTCACCTCGGTGAAGACCTTTAAGCCCAAAAGCTCCCGTGCCGAGAGCAAGGAAATATTCTACATCGGCATGGGTTTCAAGGGTGGACAGGAAAACGCGGATGATTCTGCGGGACACGCAGCCGGACCCGATGCAGACCAATAA
- a CDS encoding DMT family transporter, protein MLWFVLSLGTAFFSALEAAVTKRWLGHLSRWDMLACFLGWSWLLFALYIMIHGWQPLAPAYWSNLLFMVPLNMAGTYLQYEAIRAAPLALTMPFMAFTPVFMILTGHLFLGELPTVWGVAGMGLIVAGSWVLSAGGNGSRAFWEPFRAIVRERGSRYALAASFIWAVASVISKRLALSGDPVYAGAMFFVIHNALFVVGLFALRKASPAVLLRHPVAGLASGFVLLAHIACHYSAITMVAAAYMISIKRLNGVIAVILGGVLFKDPYVRGRLTGAAVMASGAMVIALWG, encoded by the coding sequence ATGCTGTGGTTTGTGCTTTCGTTGGGAACCGCCTTTTTCTCCGCCCTTGAGGCGGCTGTCACCAAGCGTTGGCTGGGGCATCTTTCCCGCTGGGATATGCTGGCCTGCTTTCTGGGGTGGAGCTGGCTCCTGTTCGCGCTCTATATAATGATACATGGGTGGCAGCCGCTGGCTCCCGCCTACTGGAGCAATCTGCTCTTTATGGTTCCGCTCAACATGGCGGGCACGTATCTGCAGTACGAGGCCATACGCGCCGCGCCGCTTGCTCTGACCATGCCGTTCATGGCGTTCACTCCGGTTTTCATGATTCTTACCGGCCACCTGTTTCTGGGGGAGCTGCCCACAGTATGGGGCGTGGCGGGCATGGGGCTTATTGTGGCCGGAAGCTGGGTGCTCAGCGCAGGCGGAAACGGGAGCCGGGCCTTCTGGGAACCTTTCCGGGCCATCGTGCGCGAACGCGGATCGCGCTATGCCCTTGCGGCTTCCTTTATCTGGGCTGTGGCCTCGGTTATCTCCAAGCGGCTTGCCCTTTCCGGCGACCCGGTCTACGCCGGGGCCATGTTTTTTGTCATTCACAACGCCCTGTTCGTGGTGGGACTATTTGCGTTGCGCAAGGCGTCCCCCGCGGTGCTGTTGCGGCATCCTGTGGCCGGTCTTGCTTCCGGGTTTGTGCTGCTGGCGCATATTGCCTGCCATTATTCCGCCATAACCATGGTGGCTGCGGCGTACATGATATCCATAAAACGTCTGAATGGCGTTATTGCGGTTATTCTGGGCGGCGTGCTCTTTAAAGATCCCTACGTGCGCGGCAGGTTAACCGGGGCCGCCGTCATGGCCTCGGGAGCCATGGTCATTGCGCTGTGGGGGTGA
- a CDS encoding response regulator: MRTLDKQQLFKEAGKFFLPVTLIAGIIIAYVAHNEASLRESLLKRRQSVHVDFVAKSTELELQSILQDLVNLSHQAGLQDYLADFSEDYRRKLEAEYFAFIRNNRKYDQVRLLLLSGMEDIRVNKQRRGAAVVSRKSLQDKASRYYFVESKDLPPNNVFVSEMDLNVENGKLETPIKPMVRVATPCFDAKGDRKGVLMLNYLAQGLLDTIARSSELERSHTMLLNKNGYWLYSPHPEDAWAFMYPERQNRTFASRYPEAWSNIRDTLNGQFMHEGALFTFSTVHFLPPHDAQIALTSPIAWKLVSIVAPEQISLLIGTIYNRFLYVFTVITLLIGTAAFLNARRLLEKAASLKAIQQSQSRFKQIVDSSWDIIWEADQQGRITYVSPRVHDILGFTQEEVLGRSPFTVDSLLSAVQGGAPLQALPEHFHWDEAAAHREGHTVWLHTTGNPVFDDSGSLTGIRGISRDVTDRILNDRELENARMQAETANMAKSEFLARMSHEIRTPMNAILGMTYLALRTELTPKQQDYLLKIKQSANSLLGIINDILDFSKIEAGRLEVDPSPFSLHAVMENTVNIVCLPAEEKGIELLLAVDSDVPAGLYGDSLRLGQVLINLANNAIKFTEEGEVVVSVSVENRTPEGGNLRFSVRDTGIGLSQEHMAQLYTPFTQADGSTTRLYGGTGLGLSISKKLVELMGGELNCQSTQGLGSEFHFTLHFPLADVQHKQPMAPQTLRKCRILVVDDNATARQIMRDILASFGLRADLASGGSEALEAVQHAEPPFDLVLIDWKMPDMDGFACIRAIREMPNVQRLPRFIMITAYGRDEVRHRVKTEKLDGMLLKPVNRSLLFNTLVDVLSTACDGNTQGQAPGQEAQISHSAAEPVNGTIASARYDMAEECATGGGTFAPRVPQHIRGARILLVEDNELNQQVATELLQGSGLHVTLARNGQEALDRVRRQEFQAVLMDVQMPVMDGLEATRLIREIPSLQGLPIIAMTAHAMNTDREMSLQTGMNAHVNKPIDPDELLAVLGRWIASGGWEPVSGTARTGMPDDAGGESAQAASKETTVPPYGDEIAMAEGLRRVRGNAALYTRLLSDFLRENANVTERILHCLNHESRDTAFRLAHTLKGVAGNIGAMQVHEAAAALADAIKQRRQDIPPLLTEVESTIRRAEMAATHILESFTAAGSATAAQADNSAADSGEQAPARDAAPKATTSGSAQKAPTPNTPKKPSTHGGPEASTSAAVTGGLESSEFAMAVRELAQHIATHDMNSLTLFETLRTALEQRDKAETERLGQELAAFAFKKAGLRLAALTTMTREGGAQKEEEEEDVPAEKQKP; the protein is encoded by the coding sequence ATGCGCACACTTGATAAACAGCAGCTCTTTAAAGAGGCGGGCAAGTTCTTTCTGCCCGTCACCCTTATTGCGGGCATCATCATCGCCTACGTGGCACATAACGAAGCCTCCCTGCGCGAATCGCTGCTGAAACGCAGGCAGAGCGTGCATGTAGATTTTGTGGCCAAGTCCACGGAACTGGAACTGCAATCCATTTTGCAAGACCTGGTCAACCTGTCCCATCAGGCGGGGCTGCAGGACTATCTGGCTGATTTTTCAGAAGACTACCGCCGCAAGCTGGAAGCCGAATACTTCGCCTTCATCCGCAACAACCGCAAATACGATCAGGTGCGCCTGCTGCTCCTCTCCGGCATGGAGGATATCCGCGTCAACAAGCAGCGCAGGGGAGCCGCCGTGGTTTCCCGCAAGTCTTTGCAGGATAAAGCCAGCCGCTACTATTTTGTGGAAAGCAAAGACCTGCCCCCCAACAACGTTTTCGTATCTGAAATGGACCTGAACGTAGAAAACGGAAAGCTGGAAACTCCCATCAAACCGATGGTCCGCGTTGCCACGCCTTGCTTTGACGCCAAGGGCGACCGCAAGGGCGTTCTCATGCTCAACTATCTGGCGCAAGGGCTGCTGGATACCATTGCCCGTTCCAGCGAACTGGAACGCTCCCACACCATGCTGCTGAACAAGAACGGCTACTGGCTGTACTCTCCGCACCCGGAGGACGCGTGGGCATTCATGTATCCAGAAAGACAGAACCGCACCTTTGCCAGCCGCTACCCCGAGGCGTGGAGCAACATCCGTGACACACTGAACGGACAGTTTATGCACGAAGGGGCACTCTTCACCTTCAGCACCGTCCACTTCCTTCCGCCACATGACGCACAAATAGCGCTTACCTCGCCCATCGCGTGGAAACTGGTAAGTATTGTCGCGCCGGAGCAGATATCGCTGCTTATCGGCACCATTTACAACCGGTTCCTGTACGTGTTTACGGTCATCACGCTGCTCATAGGCACGGCCGCCTTTCTGAACGCCCGGCGTCTGCTGGAAAAAGCCGCCAGCCTTAAGGCCATTCAACAAAGCCAGAGCCGCTTCAAACAGATTGTAGATTCATCGTGGGATATCATTTGGGAAGCGGACCAGCAGGGCCGTATCACCTATGTCAGCCCCCGCGTACATGACATTCTGGGTTTCACACAGGAAGAGGTGCTGGGCCGCAGCCCCTTCACTGTGGATTCTCTTCTCTCTGCGGTGCAAGGCGGTGCCCCCCTGCAAGCACTGCCCGAACATTTTCACTGGGATGAAGCCGCCGCGCACAGGGAAGGACACACCGTCTGGCTGCACACAACAGGGAACCCCGTCTTTGACGATTCAGGCTCCCTGACGGGAATACGCGGCATCTCACGCGACGTGACAGACAGGATTCTCAACGACAGGGAACTGGAAAACGCCCGTATGCAGGCAGAAACGGCCAACATGGCAAAAAGTGAATTTCTTGCCCGCATGAGCCATGAAATACGCACCCCCATGAATGCCATTCTGGGCATGACCTACCTTGCCCTGCGCACCGAGCTGACCCCCAAGCAGCAGGATTACCTGCTCAAGATCAAGCAGTCTGCCAACTCGCTGCTCGGCATCATCAACGACATTCTGGACTTCTCCAAGATTGAGGCAGGCAGGCTGGAGGTGGACCCCAGCCCCTTCTCCCTGCATGCCGTCATGGAAAACACCGTCAATATTGTCTGCCTGCCTGCAGAAGAAAAGGGCATAGAACTGTTGCTAGCCGTAGACAGCGATGTGCCCGCCGGGTTGTACGGCGATTCGCTGCGCCTGGGTCAGGTGCTCATCAACCTTGCCAACAACGCCATAAAGTTCACGGAAGAAGGCGAGGTTGTCGTGTCCGTTTCTGTTGAAAACAGAACTCCGGAAGGGGGGAACCTCCGCTTTTCCGTGCGGGACACGGGCATAGGGCTTTCCCAGGAACACATGGCACAACTCTACACGCCTTTCACGCAGGCCGATGGCTCCACCACGCGCCTGTACGGAGGCACGGGCCTTGGGCTGAGCATTTCCAAAAAACTGGTGGAGCTTATGGGCGGCGAACTGAACTGCCAAAGCACGCAGGGTCTGGGAAGCGAATTCCACTTCACACTGCATTTCCCGCTGGCAGATGTGCAGCACAAACAGCCCATGGCCCCGCAGACTCTCAGAAAATGCCGCATACTGGTGGTGGATGACAACGCCACCGCGCGGCAGATAATGCGGGATATCCTTGCCTCGTTCGGGTTGCGTGCGGATCTGGCTTCAGGCGGTTCAGAGGCACTCGAGGCGGTGCAGCACGCGGAACCGCCGTTTGACCTTGTGCTCATTGACTGGAAAATGCCGGACATGGACGGATTCGCCTGCATACGCGCCATACGGGAGATGCCGAATGTCCAGCGGCTGCCGCGATTCATCATGATTACCGCCTACGGGCGGGACGAGGTGCGCCACAGGGTAAAAACAGAAAAACTGGACGGAATGCTGCTCAAACCTGTCAACCGCTCTCTGCTTTTCAACACCCTGGTGGACGTGCTCAGCACAGCCTGCGACGGAAATACACAGGGTCAGGCACCGGGACAGGAGGCGCAAATCTCCCACAGCGCGGCGGAACCGGTAAATGGCACCATCGCATCCGCCCGGTACGACATGGCGGAAGAATGCGCCACCGGAGGCGGGACGTTTGCCCCCCGTGTACCGCAGCACATCCGGGGTGCCCGAATCCTGCTTGTAGAAGACAATGAACTGAACCAGCAGGTTGCCACGGAACTTCTTCAGGGCAGCGGGTTGCACGTTACACTGGCGCGAAACGGGCAGGAAGCGCTGGACCGTGTACGCAGGCAAGAATTTCAGGCCGTTCTCATGGATGTGCAGATGCCCGTGATGGACGGACTGGAAGCCACCCGGCTGATACGTGAAATTCCCAGCCTGCAGGGGCTGCCCATTATTGCCATGACGGCCCACGCTATGAACACGGATAGGGAAATGAGCCTGCAAACGGGCATGAACGCCCATGTGAACAAGCCTATTGACCCGGACGAACTGCTTGCCGTGCTGGGCAGGTGGATAGCTTCGGGCGGATGGGAACCTGTGAGCGGAACTGCCCGGACCGGAATGCCCGATGACGCGGGCGGAGAATCTGCACAGGCAGCCTCCAAAGAAACAACCGTGCCGCCGTACGGTGATGAGATTGCAATGGCGGAAGGCTTGCGCAGGGTGCGTGGCAATGCAGCCCTGTACACACGGCTGCTCTCGGATTTCCTTCGGGAGAACGCCAACGTCACGGAGCGGATTCTGCACTGCCTGAACCATGAAAGCAGAGACACCGCCTTTCGGCTTGCACATACACTGAAAGGCGTTGCGGGAAACATAGGGGCCATGCAGGTGCATGAGGCGGCAGCCGCTCTGGCAGACGCCATTAAACAGCGCAGGCAGGACATCCCCCCCCTGCTCACAGAAGTGGAAAGCACCATTCGACGCGCAGAAATGGCCGCCACCCACATTCTGGAGTCGTTTACCGCCGCAGGAAGCGCAACAGCGGCACAGGCGGACAACTCCGCGGCAGATTCGGGAGAACAGGCTCCCGCACGGGATGCCGCCCCCAAGGCGACCACATCGGGCAGCGCACAGAAAGCGCCAACGCCTAATACCCCGAAGAAGCCCTCCACGCATGGCGGACCGGAAGCATCCACATCCGCCGCTGTCACCGGCGGGCTGGAGAGCAGCGAATTTGCCATGGCAGTGCGCGAACTGGCGCAGCACATTGCCACGCACGACATGAACTCCCTGACCCTCTTCGAAACATTGCGCACCGCGCTGGAGCAGCGCGACAAAGCGGAAACCGAACGACTGGGTCAGGAACTTGCCGCCTTTGCTTTTAAAAAAGCAGGATTGCGCCTTGCCGCCCTGACCACCATGACAAGGGAAGGCGGCGCGCAGAAAGAAGAAGAAGAAGAAGACGTTCCGGCAGAGAAACAGAAACCATAG